One part of the Candidatus Polarisedimenticolaceae bacterium genome encodes these proteins:
- a CDS encoding site-2 protease family protein has protein sequence MDDAGAIASFALWYGAFLFSLTCHEAAHAFVAWRGGDDTAYRSGQVTLNPIPHVMREPVGTVLLPLFSFVFAGGMIGWASAPYDPRWEDRHPRRAALMSAAGPATNLLLAAVAFAVLYAGLSSGAWTVPPVQGLDRLVEAREQAAAWVHWVGHLASVFLSLNVLLALLNALPCPPLDGAAVLAGLVPALRHPYRALRGSTIAPLAGLVVAVLAVRTLYYPLLQLVLGWLHGGVIG, from the coding sequence GTGGACGACGCCGGCGCCATCGCCTCTTTCGCGCTCTGGTACGGAGCCTTTCTCTTCTCCCTGACGTGCCACGAAGCTGCACACGCGTTCGTCGCCTGGCGCGGGGGGGACGACACGGCCTACCGGTCCGGGCAGGTCACGCTGAATCCGATTCCGCACGTGATGCGCGAGCCGGTCGGAACCGTCCTCCTGCCGCTGTTCTCCTTCGTGTTCGCGGGCGGGATGATCGGCTGGGCGAGCGCCCCTTACGATCCCCGCTGGGAGGACCGCCATCCGCGCCGGGCTGCGCTGATGTCGGCCGCGGGGCCCGCGACCAATCTCCTGCTCGCCGCCGTCGCGTTCGCGGTGCTCTACGCGGGCCTGTCCTCCGGGGCCTGGACGGTCCCGCCGGTGCAGGGGCTCGACCGGCTGGTCGAGGCCCGGGAGCAGGCGGCCGCGTGGGTGCATTGGGTGGGCCACCTCGCCTCGGTGTTCCTCTCCCTCAACGTGCTGCTCGCCCTCCTGAATGCGCTTCCGTGCCCGCCGCTCGACGGCGCAGCCGTCCTGGCGGGTCTCGTCCCGGCGCTTCGCCACCCGTACCGCGCGCTGCGCGGGTCGACGATCGCCCCCCTGGCGGGCCTCGTCGTCGCCGTCCTCGCCGTGAGAACGCTCTATTACCCGCTGCTCCAGCTGGTCCTGGGCTGGCTCCACGGCGGAGTCATCGGTTGA
- a CDS encoding aldehyde dehydrogenase family protein, protein MESRPFLVAGRPRDAVEAFEVRSPWDEAIVARVARPGPGDVEDALREAHGAREAMRRLPAWRRAEILANVARRLEDEPDRWAETVVRESGKPWTAARGEVDRAASTLRASAAEATRDPGEIVPLDAAPGGEGRLGILRRFPLGVVACITPFNFPLNLVAHKIGPAVAAGCPFVLKPASKTPSSALDLAQAFVDAGTPPGAVSVLPLAGEAATALATDARVRVLSFTGSPEVGWDLKRRAVRQRVVLELGGNAGVMVDRGADLERAAARCVAGAFGQAGQSCVSVQRIYVHRDAFEPFLERLLARVRTLVVGDPMRPETQVGPLVTLSDARRVAAWIDEARASGARVLAGGSRRGAIVEPTVITGTRPELRICAREVFGPVAVVEPVGSAAEGIAAVDASEFGLQAGIFTPDLATALEAYESIEAGAVLVNEVPTWRSDPMPYGGTKGSGVGREGPRWAIEDYTEPRLLVLNR, encoded by the coding sequence ATGGAGAGCCGTCCCTTCCTCGTCGCGGGCCGCCCGCGCGACGCCGTCGAGGCCTTCGAGGTTCGCTCCCCCTGGGACGAGGCGATCGTCGCGCGCGTTGCGCGACCGGGCCCCGGGGACGTGGAGGACGCCCTGCGCGAAGCCCACGGCGCCCGGGAGGCGATGCGCCGGCTCCCGGCGTGGAGACGGGCGGAGATCCTCGCGAACGTCGCACGGCGTCTTGAGGACGAGCCCGATCGATGGGCGGAGACGGTCGTGCGCGAGTCCGGCAAGCCCTGGACCGCGGCGCGCGGCGAGGTCGATCGCGCCGCGAGCACGCTGCGCGCGTCGGCGGCCGAGGCCACGCGCGACCCGGGGGAGATCGTTCCCCTCGACGCGGCCCCGGGAGGAGAGGGACGACTCGGGATCCTCCGGCGATTCCCGCTCGGAGTCGTGGCCTGCATCACGCCTTTCAACTTCCCGCTCAACCTCGTCGCCCACAAGATCGGCCCCGCGGTCGCCGCCGGGTGTCCCTTCGTGCTCAAGCCCGCGTCGAAGACACCGTCGAGCGCGCTCGACCTCGCGCAGGCGTTCGTCGACGCCGGTACGCCCCCGGGGGCGGTGTCGGTCCTTCCTCTCGCCGGGGAGGCGGCGACCGCGCTCGCGACGGACGCGCGGGTGCGGGTGTTGAGCTTCACGGGGTCTCCCGAAGTGGGGTGGGACCTCAAGCGACGCGCCGTCCGGCAGCGCGTCGTCCTCGAGCTCGGCGGAAACGCCGGGGTCATGGTCGACCGGGGCGCCGATCTCGAGCGGGCCGCCGCCCGCTGCGTCGCGGGCGCGTTCGGCCAGGCCGGGCAGAGCTGTGTCTCGGTGCAGCGGATCTACGTCCATCGGGACGCGTTCGAGCCGTTCCTCGAGCGGCTGCTCGCGCGCGTGCGCACCCTCGTCGTCGGCGACCCGATGCGGCCGGAGACGCAGGTCGGCCCGCTCGTGACGCTCTCGGACGCGCGGCGGGTTGCGGCGTGGATCGACGAGGCGCGGGCCTCGGGAGCGCGCGTGCTCGCGGGCGGGTCGCGGCGCGGCGCGATCGTCGAGCCGACGGTGATCACCGGCACGAGGCCGGAGCTCCGCATCTGCGCCCGGGAGGTCTTCGGACCCGTGGCGGTCGTCGAACCGGTCGGGAGCGCCGCCGAGGGGATCGCGGCGGTCGACGCCTCGGAGTTCGGCCTGCAGGCGGGGATCTTCACCCCCGACCTCGCGACGGCGCTCGAGGCGTACGAGTCGATCGAAGCCGGAGCGGTCCTCGTCAACGAGGTCCCGACGTGGCGATCCGACCCGATGCCCTACGGAGGGACGAAGGGTTCGGGGGTCGGCCGCGAAGGGCCACGGTGGGCGATCGAGGACTACACGGAACCGAGGCTGCTCGTCCTCAACCGATGA